In Ruminococcaceae bacterium R-25, a genomic segment contains:
- a CDS encoding WYL domain-containing protein, translated as MTEKYKIYISEDTKTRLINDAELFEFTRADGTVNLNGFLKELIVNYFEQYRKDNDELLQNMLSDLTSVKSLKSKDASLLADRIIRTYINNKEQGTGKSAVITLTVSGESYNIIRIIENNLLSDNSLSGYIKDMFLSYLSIPRNKREEIIFRPTYEAINRAISESRILTFTSTNNNIKITAEPYLIATSKEEQFSYLLCHTSQYYKDHTFRLSRLRNVFVTSDKFVRDDKIYERLALMGMKRPHSAAPDIHAVIRMTERGKQMYKMIVKNRPAVTSIDGDKYTFDWPEMQLEDYFRRFGKEAVVMRPKSLKNRLHNYYESALEAYEAK; from the coding sequence ATGACCGAGAAATATAAGATCTACATCTCAGAAGATACGAAAACAAGGCTCATCAACGATGCCGAACTCTTTGAGTTCACGAGAGCAGACGGCACCGTAAACCTCAACGGATTTCTTAAAGAGCTGATCGTAAACTATTTCGAGCAGTACAGAAAAGACAACGACGAACTCCTGCAGAATATGTTAAGCGACTTAACTTCAGTCAAGTCGTTGAAGTCCAAAGACGCATCCCTCCTGGCCGACAGGATAATAAGAACCTACATCAATAACAAGGAACAGGGCACCGGCAAGAGCGCAGTTATCACGCTCACGGTTAGCGGCGAATCCTATAACATTATCAGGATAATCGAGAATAATCTTTTGAGCGACAACTCCCTGTCCGGCTATATCAAGGACATGTTCTTGTCTTACCTGTCGATCCCCAGAAACAAGCGTGAAGAGATAATCTTCAGACCCACCTACGAAGCGATCAACAGGGCTATCTCTGAGAGCCGCATCCTGACATTCACATCGACCAATAACAACATCAAGATCACTGCAGAACCGTACCTGATCGCGACCTCCAAAGAAGAGCAGTTCAGCTACCTCCTCTGCCACACCTCACAGTACTACAAGGACCACACCTTCAGATTATCGAGATTAAGGAACGTCTTTGTTACCTCCGATAAGTTCGTAAGAGACGACAAGATCTATGAGCGCTTGGCCCTTATGGGCATGAAGCGCCCGCACTCAGCAGCGCCCGACATCCACGCCGTCATCCGCATGACCGAGCGCGGCAAACAGATGTATAAGATGATCGTCAAGAACAGGCCCGCAGTAACTTCCATAGATGGTGACAAATACACTTTCGACTGGCCCGAAATGCAGCTCGAAGACTACTTCAGGCGCTTCGGCAAAGAAGCCGTCGTGATGAGGCCCAAGTCCCTCAAAAACAGGCTCCACAACTACTACGAGAGCGCTCTTGAAGCGTATGAAGCAAAGTAA
- a CDS encoding RNA-splicing ligase RtcB, with product MEAIEIKGKVNTAICYAKVVEDEAIEQIRRMCDYEMTRGSKIRIMPDVHSGKGCTIGTTMTVVDKVVPNVVGVDIGCGMYTVSLGKGDIDFEKVDEAARYIPSGTRVWEGRKEKFDLTGLKCYRELNDTKRLARSLGTLGGGNHFIEIDEASDGTKYLVIHSGSRNLGKQVAEHYQKLAVLLDRGFEEYFEKRDQIIATYKAEGRKTEIEGALKELKRQVFKGESAMPEDLCFLYGTYMEDYLHDVEICQAFAKRSRELMAEILIGLSGLTAGESFHTIHNYIDTSEMILRKGSIAAHKGEKVLIPINMRDGSVIAVGKGNPEWNYSAPHGAGRIMSRTKAKDTLSMEEYKEAMKGIYTTSVSESTLDEAPMAYKSLDDIIDVITESVDVIEVIKPVYNFKAE from the coding sequence ATGGAAGCTATAGAAATCAAAGGAAAAGTAAACACTGCGATCTGCTATGCAAAGGTCGTCGAAGACGAAGCGATCGAGCAGATCAGACGAATGTGCGATTACGAGATGACCAGAGGGTCTAAGATCCGCATCATGCCCGACGTCCACTCCGGTAAGGGATGCACGATCGGAACCACAATGACCGTCGTCGACAAGGTCGTTCCCAACGTTGTCGGTGTCGACATCGGATGCGGAATGTACACTGTGTCTCTCGGTAAGGGCGATATCGATTTCGAAAAGGTCGACGAAGCAGCTCGCTACATTCCTTCCGGAACACGCGTTTGGGAAGGACGCAAGGAGAAGTTCGACCTCACGGGCCTCAAGTGCTACAGGGAGCTCAATGACACAAAAAGACTTGCGAGATCACTTGGTACTTTAGGCGGCGGAAACCACTTCATCGAGATCGATGAGGCGTCCGACGGAACCAAGTATCTTGTGATCCACTCCGGTTCCAGAAACCTGGGAAAGCAGGTGGCTGAGCACTACCAGAAGCTCGCCGTTCTTCTCGACAGAGGTTTCGAGGAATACTTCGAAAAGAGAGATCAGATCATCGCAACTTACAAGGCTGAAGGCAGAAAGACTGAGATCGAAGGCGCTTTGAAAGAACTCAAAAGACAGGTTTTCAAGGGCGAATCCGCAATGCCTGAAGACCTCTGCTTCCTCTACGGAACATACATGGAAGACTACCTCCACGATGTGGAGATCTGCCAGGCATTCGCAAAGAGAAGCAGAGAGCTCATGGCTGAGATCCTCATTGGTCTTTCCGGGCTCACCGCGGGTGAATCTTTTCACACGATCCACAACTACATCGACACTTCCGAGATGATTCTCCGTAAAGGTTCCATCGCTGCGCACAAGGGCGAAAAGGTCCTGATCCCCATCAACATGAGGGACGGTTCCGTAATCGCCGTCGGGAAGGGAAATCCCGAATGGAACTACTCCGCGCCCCACGGCGCCGGAAGAATCATGTCCAGAACGAAAGCGAAGGACACGCTCTCCATGGAAGAGTACAAAGAAGCGATGAAAGGCATCTACACGACTTCAGTTTCCGAGTCCACATTGGATGAAGCTCCTATGGCCTACAAGTCTTTGGACGACATCATCGATGTCATCACAGAATCTGTTGACGTGATTGAAGTCATCAAGCCTGTATATAATTTCAAGGCGGAATGA
- a CDS encoding pimeloyl-ACP methyl ester carboxylesterase: protein MYYKIYDNKKEEWVLLIHGLGGSINTWKYQIKDLESFNVIAVDLEGHGLSEIERGPHLLSRSADEINRILEVEKIDKVHIISLSLGTLVAMEFVKSYTEKVRSIVLAGFVLNMNFGYKSLLALLEGIKYIVPKKLFYPAFANIMMPCKNHKKSRDIFIRESVKMKSLAFRMWLSELFKAQYKLKGYIRAIRDNNIPVFLISGKQDYMFVNSVKRTHKKIGASSLFLIEKCGHVCSIEKHEIFDELVVSFLGGLSLPKVAGTKAGAAI, encoded by the coding sequence ATGTATTACAAGATATATGACAATAAAAAGGAAGAATGGGTGCTCCTGATCCACGGTCTGGGCGGCAGCATCAACACCTGGAAATACCAGATAAAGGACTTAGAGAGCTTCAACGTGATCGCAGTGGACCTTGAAGGCCACGGGCTTTCGGAGATCGAGAGAGGACCGCACCTTTTGTCCAGATCGGCAGACGAGATCAACCGGATTTTGGAAGTCGAGAAGATCGATAAGGTACATATCATCTCATTGTCTTTGGGCACTCTGGTCGCGATGGAATTCGTCAAATCCTACACCGAGAAAGTCAGGTCCATCGTGCTCGCAGGTTTCGTGCTCAACATGAACTTCGGCTACAAGTCACTGCTGGCGCTTCTCGAAGGCATCAAGTACATCGTCCCCAAAAAGCTTTTCTATCCTGCTTTCGCGAACATCATGATGCCCTGCAAGAACCACAAGAAGTCCAGAGACATCTTCATCAGGGAATCCGTCAAGATGAAGTCATTGGCCTTCAGAATGTGGCTCTCCGAATTATTCAAGGCGCAGTACAAGCTCAAAGGTTATATCAGGGCGATCAGGGACAACAACATCCCCGTTTTCCTGATTTCCGGCAAGCAGGACTACATGTTCGTCAACAGCGTAAAGAGAACTCACAAGAAGATCGGCGCGTCTTCCTTGTTCCTGATCGAAAAATGCGGCCATGTCTGCAGCATCGAAAAGCACGAGATCTTCGATGAACTTGTCGTAAGCTTCCTTGGCGGACTGAGCCTCCCGAAGGTAGCTGGCACCAAGGCTGGTGCAGCGATCTAA
- a CDS encoding HD domain-containing protein yields MLADRIVATRENNVEKYCLLVGRFPALCSDAVLAYLRASDYFTAPSSFKKHGAWIGGNFDHSCKVVEFLLTYTTEENLKWEREESPYIIGLFHDLCKSDERGFVEKNDALKVVSLNAPDKRHAEKSIELIESNIIKLTDEERECIRYHMGEYGGEEEYQQDMAKAMAQIRNIAFVQKADTIAAKMGI; encoded by the coding sequence ATGTTAGCGGACCGGATCGTAGCAACCAGAGAAAACAACGTTGAGAAATACTGCCTCCTGGTGGGCAGGTTTCCTGCGCTTTGCTCAGATGCGGTGCTCGCATATCTTCGCGCGTCTGATTATTTCACTGCACCATCTTCGTTCAAGAAACACGGCGCGTGGATCGGAGGAAATTTCGACCACAGCTGCAAGGTGGTTGAGTTTCTGCTGACATACACCACTGAAGAAAACCTCAAGTGGGAGAGGGAAGAGTCGCCCTACATCATCGGGCTTTTCCACGACTTGTGCAAAAGCGATGAGAGAGGCTTTGTGGAAAAGAACGACGCGCTTAAAGTCGTGTCGCTGAATGCCCCAGACAAAAGGCACGCCGAGAAGTCGATAGAGCTCATTGAGTCCAACATTATTAAGCTGACCGACGAGGAGAGAGAATGCATTCGCTATCACATGGGCGAGTACGGCGGCGAAGAAGAGTATCAGCAGGATATGGCGAAGGCGATGGCGCAGATTCGCAATATCGCGTTTGTCCAGAAGGCAGATACGATAGCCGCGAAAATGGGTATCTGA